The genomic window GTGACGTGCTTGTTGTGGTCAATGTCCTCGCCCCATACCACACCTCTGAGCACCAGACCATCCTCATCGGGGAGTATTGTTTGGACCTCGAACTTGGAGTAGAAGTGATAGTTGATGTCAATCAGCGCAATCAGTCGACCAATCCACTCCACCAGAAGCTCTTTCAAGTCAATCCCATGAACCTCAACTTCCACTGGCACTCTGGGTTCCACGGTCGAGGTATCGAGAATGACCTCAAACGCCGCGCGAGCAGCCTCAGAGTATGCTTGTTCCAGTGTGGGGGCCCAGCACTCAATCGTGATGTCAGCGGTATGGTCGATGATTCTGGAGCCGATTTCCAACC from Candidatus Thorarchaeota archaeon includes these protein-coding regions:
- a CDS encoding archease, with the translated sequence LEIGSRIIDHTADITIECWAPTLEQAYSEAARAAFEVILDTSTVEPRVPVEVEVHGIDLKELLVEWIGRLIALIDINYHFYSKFEVQTILPDEDGLVLRGVVWGEDIDHNKHVTRTEVKAMTYANMAIDVGLNRTTLRFTLDL